agacctaatccacctattggagataaccaattctccgccaggtaacagggttccaaaccctgattcaaaTCTATcgaagggtctacccaacttactaaagaccctGGCCgctacataagaatgtgtagccccagaatcaaacagcactgaatatagcgagttgttaacagaaagctgacctgtgactactgatgggctggcatctgcatcagcctgcgtgatagcgaataccctggctggagtgggtatcgctggagctctcggtgcctctggtcggagctggggacattccctcttgaagtgtccgggcatgccacaatgaaagcatccctaacctttgcactcaccccgatggtgcctcttgcagctagggcactcggggtaggagaatcgggtctcagtaccaccaggacgactcctgcgttcggttccccggaacctcttgttcgactcgagccgccgaagcagtgggtgccctcttcctcgatcaatggccgaaccactactcccctgctatagccccgatgcgggaggggtaggagccccgccactaaccgagtactcgctgattctgacatgcaccccactgcgccctcagctcgcagtgccttctccaccatctgagcataggtggtgctgtcgtctgtggtgatcatcaggtcatgcctgatcttggggttcaacccgtccagatatttctccttcttgctgaagtcggtcggcacaattctcgaggctaacctcgccaaccgatcaaactgagtagtatactcagtgacgctcatgttctcccgctgggtcaggtgaacgaactctttcctcttggcgcttctgaccgcctcattgtagtatttcgcattaaagagttcttggaacctttcccaggtcatggtggtgacgtcatggatctgagacaccatgtcccaccataccaacgcgtcctcctggaactgaaacgtggcgcacaccactctgtcgttaccggtgacacccatgaaattcagtatcttggtgatcaccgtcggcccatcgctcggctttcattacatccgacctcccgggaatacggaggtgcttgcttccgaaccgctcatacaatggttccaatctatgggccgccaccactatctcggcacaggcggcgagggcgagtgccaccggaactatgggcacgaggctgcaggagcacctgctgtctcaacctcgaatctcgaggtcttgttcttcgatccggcttgcatctccgcaaaccgtaactcccggttcggggctccccgatcgggcgGGAGCtcaggcagcctgtggcgggttctcatcaccccggccacgagccctgcctcggggacctctgcctcggcccctagcaggtgggggaaactgagctccctggccttgattcgaccctacggagttgccctaactcctggtagtccgcctggcgtccatctagttagaaccgcctgcgaaaccaagagttggcatatcaggtcgtattcaaggggagcttactaatgccgcttaatttggaaattaaaaacgaaacatgcgcctattctactatcaggctactaacatgcttcctaacaggcttttctttttcataactgaataaaataaactactaaagcaataaaggcttactgaaccgtgaaccgagctaactgctgatgatgattgtacatgtcgtgacgatcttctaagacaacacagcggctcgataccaaattgtaacaccctaactatcttaggcgtattacgtgatttttaaacgtactgtgcagctcgttgctaatcaacgaggtttatggaaaaacgtgattaattaaaattttgcttttaaattaaacttataaaccatattacaaaagactcgggatcccgatttataaaatcatttacaaaagttttaactgtttaactattacataaaattaaaagtcgtctaaccaccagttacaaaattcagccttgctatcccgaggatcgtacgctccaggcctaaccgccccgacatgtacaatctcatacgctcgctcacggtccatcagctatagccttgcctttacctacacatgaacataaactgtgagtcgacagactcagtaagaaaagcatgataatatcatacataaaactaactgccgtgtccaacacgatactgagtcccgctactgccatgtccaacatggtactgagccactactgccatgtccaacatggtactgagttttgaacgttcatagggacggtactattgacaagtatcctcctgatcggtcgaaccggtcatactccgccttggtcatactccggctgtaccgacgggataggtcaatagcaccgaaccaccaaccaaatgtcggcttgatcggtcgaaccggtcatactccgccgccggtcatactccaccgtaccgacgtgacggggttggatggttcgaagcctatatacataactaatgtaatctagcagcttcctacatgcacgctaaacatgtaatctacatatgcataccgttatactaatcttacccggattccgatttcggtgtgtgccaacccgaccggaatcaagccgagctacggacatcggctcctaaaccataaaaatcacaacgctataagtgacacgctaaatcacttcccggggactaaaacttggaactaaaagtttccctatcgataaaaagcatggcaatacccctaaaaacataaaaacgaggaaaactagggtccctgaattttccccaaccggtagaccggttgcccaaccggaattccggttctggaaaattcagaaccctcatccggaattccggatgcacaaccggaattccggttcctcgcaggcagccaaccaaaattttcataactcgaccaattcaaccccaattggtaccaaactttccagacctgctctaaacaccccaaagaacaaatctaaggcctcaaaaccacccagaaaacacataagcaaaaatcaccattggagctcaagctttgagttccaaactcaagcttgagcaaaaccacctaaacatgcattccactagcttaattctactcaatctagcataatatcacctctgaaaactattagaaacaacagcaacatcacagaacagattcacaatattttccttccaaaaaccacatttttgcatagaaaactcaaagctttgaacaacctaactaacatgcttcaaacaactcaattaacatcaattaaacatgctttgaacctcagaaaataacaaccagacacagcaataataacagccacaaaagcatgcattttactcaactttttcatcatttttttttcataattttaaggaagaaatcaagagagctaacctagcttggaaaaatgcttagatttggatgagaatccacttgaaaatttgagcaaaacccagctccaagcacccacatgcacagccgaaatggagaggaaaaagggagcttttctttttcaaagttttttctaatttttgttaagtgttgaaaatgaaagaaaataaaagaatgaaGCCACTTAactattttatttcagccattaaaacacataaaataactatttaaattcaaataaacaattcacataagacaaaacactaatggggcaaaaagaccattttgccccttcaccataaaatcacataaatcatactaaagggtatttttgggaaattctaaattcccggccattcccgacattcccaatgtctaaaacccgtccccaaactactaacatactaagttgtgatttctactgagccaaacgccgagttccaaaataccggacaccggaaatgcaaaatataaaaactactgatgacataatcatgcatttctgaattccataaataacagtaataaattatttaactagctataaataatttcataattaaacataaacaactgctaatttccaaattaactaagcgggctttacaaccatgatgtacttccaaacatcacacaccttactaatgcactctgtaccgcaaccgtacaagtgttggtagtgtatcaatcacaacaaataagcatgtatatacattaacacatacatacattcgaatatccatatcacacattatacacagttcttacctgttttctgaattcaagtgtgctggccgacctgaacggaaatctcgtgctagatggatgccctaatcacatttgaaACCGagtaagtcacatgattaaaaccgtAATCCcaggaaacccaaaaccaaaaccctaggttctgctatattcttaatgggttattctaactctggaaatggggaaacacccaaccgaggcatcgaaaaggcaaaaattgagaaaatgaaaggccaggggaaccctgccaaaaccggctggccggtttttgtggcactgcaaaccggctagccggtttgcaccaggtttccccaaactcttcatttgttgctcaattctccaccaattgccatgaaaccttccagagctcctattcaatgcataaacaataaaacctagccagtatttcacagaacaaatcaacaaatctcaaatttccattgatgtcgcccaattagttacactgcgatcgcggtagtaaacgggctatatgtcgtatccacagggaggaaaaatacactcaaaaggacaattagtaattttacaagaataaattaagaaccttgaatgtgatgtgagaatattgagaaaatgattttcaaaaattaaacaagtaattaaaatgagaagtgatcagaaaatgattatggaagacacaagctttgtacatgcaattatattttcttaataaaattgattctttaacctcaactataattttacaccattaattatagttggaaaatgtgtataattaagcccactagaaaaatatgttctctaattaaattaatactacttctaaaaatactatcatatcatataatttaaatcgacaaaataccaccggcagaatgcagtaaaaatcatataatataataaacaccctaataattaatagcctaacttacataagaaaaatatgactgaacttatataaaaggtactattaaatttaaagtgcaatttagaagaagagaaatttaatataataaatatggaaatgaagaacaaagagaatcaatatattagaaaaataaaaattacatgaacttacacttgagtcttgccaaagaaattagcctagaaaaggcattgtctttacaccaaaattaataaagtaaaataaagaagaaggaaagaaaaacataaaattttggtataataacaCTACTAAAATCTGATTGATTTTCACTCTCTAAACTGGTCTATTTATAGAGCTAAAATGATCCCATTACATGTGTTTTCGTGTACCACTTAGTGGTAAAAATGGCACAAAAAAAACTGATAATTGGTGTCATGGGATTCTGTGCATGTCTCACTTCAATTGAGGGTAGGATTAGTTGATACTTGTCACACTGGGTGGACTCAATTCTCGGTTGAACGTGGTTCATGTACTGGAGAGAGTCACTCGCACATCAATTGGAGTTGAAAATGAGTTGTTGGACACGTGTCGAGCTCAGGACTTCCATCTGTGATCCCATGCGTAGTGTGAAAAGCTTCAGGTGTGATCAATTAACTTCTCCACTTTGACCAAGCATAGCATATATGACTCAATTTTGTAATCACATGCAAGTGGCTCACATGCCATCAAGAATTAAGCTTATTGGACTTTTAAGTTTGGGCTTTGAAAGTGGCCCCAATAATAATCAAAATGTATTGATTAAGAATTGAAAAGAGATAAAAATTGGGCCATTGCTTTTGGGCTTTCATTTGTCTTGCTCACTTCTTAACCActtacaattttattatttatactccaaatctgaaaaataacataaaaattagaataaattaaatatttccaatcaAAATAAGTTTGACactaaaactttaaaaatacttaatttatataaattttatatccaTTATTAAAGGCTTAAAATGTATTAATTTGAGCTTTAtcacaacccccaactagcttattgctagtctCTAGCAATTCAAGCGAACAAAAAAGAATGTCAACATGATATTTTCTaggtcaaaattttgaaaaataacacaattattcaaataaaaTGTTAGTAACAAGCCAATAAGAACTATACAGAATTACCTTGAATAAATCTAGAGTTGTGAGTGTGTGCACCAAACTTAAAccttcttaccacaaaccatagcaCATAAttgcttttaaaaaaatataccaaGTAGAAGTCTCAACTCCATTAGCCTCACAGgtgtttgaaaatatttattcatgGCTAAGGATTTCACTCATGGAGTTGGAAATTGAAAAGTGAGCACTCGAAAAGGATAGATTAATTTAGGACAAACATTTGAATAAATATTGAAACGAAGAtagattatgaattatttggacaAACCACCATAAGAGTACCACAAACCAGCTTTTCGggatttttaaacaaaaatagacaatcttttacatttattctaggagccaaaacaaataataaatgttgctcttgtttttttgttttttttttttttgcacataaagaaaataattacaaaaaggcTCCTTAATAAGATTTGTCTATAAAATTTATCCCTTAAAGCAACATCCAATCAAACCCTAGTACCATgtccaaaataattataatcatttctaagaatcaataaaaattcaaaagttaTTTTCTCAAATCTCGCCACTCACAAAAATATAACACTTAAACTTGGTAGCTTTTCTAAGCAAATATGTGCTAACAATCttcttaccacaaagtttggcaTGTGCAATTTGTAACTCTAGAAAAATTCTAAGTAACAAAGATAGTAAAAATTGGcttgaaaataacattttacaagaataaatgagtaatttttgaaaaatttgaccatgaaaatattaatatgacaaaaattaagaaacatgcttgaatatgctcaccacccccaactaaaataatacagtgtcctcaatgtctaaagatataaaaattaaaagaatagggAAAGAGAACACCTGGAGAGCAAGCAACCATAGATAGCAGCAATATTGATcctctaaaaacataaaaactgaaaaacaaaaaaaaaatgataacaaataacaaaataagatGACAAAGATAAAAGGAAAAAGAGAACAAACCTGTCTACAAGATCAGGGAAACACTACTCAGGGCTGGTAAACCGGAGCCACGAGGATATCCTCGATAGGCTGGGGCACCCTCTCTATGTAGTGTTTCAGTCTCTGGCCATTCACTTTGAATTTTCTCCCATCGGTTGGGTCTTCGACCTCAACAACACCGTGGGGGAAGACAGTTTTTACAATATACGGCCCAGTCCACCGGGATCTCAGCTTCCCAGGGTGGAGATGCAAGCGAGTGTCATAAAGATGCACTCGCTGATTTGGCTCAAATTCTTTCCTCAGGATCTGCTTGTCATGAGCCGCTTTTAATTTAGCCTTGTAGATCCTTGAGTTGTCATAAGCATCATTGCGCAACTCCTCAATTTCTGACAACTGAAGCTTACGATTAAGGCCTGCCGCGTTGAGATCAGAATTTAGGTTTTTTACAGCCCAATATGCTTTATGTTCCAGTTCAACAGGGAGATGGCAGGCCTTGCCATAGACTAGTCTGTAAGGAGACATGCCTAGCTGAGTTTTGTAAGCAGTGCGGTAGGCCAAGAGAGCATCGAGAAGTCGGGAGGACCAATCTTTGCGGTCAGGGTTAACcgtcttttctaaaatttgcTTAATTTCACGATTAGCTAACTCAGCTTGGCCATTTGTCTGTGGGTGATAAGGCAGTGCAACCTTGTGAAGTACACCATACTTTTGCATCAAATGCTCAAAAGAGTGGTTGCAGAAATGGGTGCCTTGGTCACTGATGATAGCTCGTGGTGTGCCAAAACGAGATAAcacattttcttttaagaatttCACAACAGTTGTGTTATCTGCATTTCGACATGGCACGGCTTCAACCCACTTGGAGACATAGTCTATGGCGAGGAGAATGTAAAGGTAGCCAGAAGAAGGTGGGAACGGTCCCATAAAATCAATTCCCCAACAGTCGAATATTTCTATTACGAGCATTGGGTTCAATGGCATCATGTGTCGGCGGGATAGCGCACCTAGTTTCTGGCACCTTTCACAAGATCGACAGAAATTGTTAGTGTCTTTGAACAAAGTGGGCCAGTATAGACCACACGTAAGATTTTTGCGAGTCTTTTTCATAGAAAAATGACCACCACATGCTTCGTTGTGGCAAAAGTTCAAGACACTAAAAATTTCATCATCTGGAATGCAACGTCTCATAATTTGGTCGGGGCAGTACTTGAAAAGATATGGATCATCCCAGTAAAAGTTACGGACCTCGGCCAAAAATTTACGTTTATCATGTGCATTCCAGGAAGCAGGAAGCTCATCAATCACTAAGTAATTAACAATATGAGCGTACCATGGTAACTTAGTGATGGTGTAGAGATGTTCATCAGGGAAGTCATCTCGGATAGCAGGGCCATCAGCGGAATCAGAAAACTCTAAACGAGATAGGTGGTCCGCTACCACATTTTCAACTCCTTTCTTATCCTTGATGGTCAAGTCAAATTCCTGTAACAGAAGGATCCACCTAATTAAGTGTGCCTTAGCATCCTTTTTGGAAAGGAGGTACTTAAGAGCAGAGTGGTCGGTGAAGACCGTGATAGGGGAACCGATCAGGTAGGAACGAAACTTGTCAAGTGCGAATACTACGGCAAGCAACTCTTTCTCAGTAGTAGAATAGTTCATTTGAGCACTATTAAGAGTTCTACTTGCATAGTATACGACGAAGGGCTTCCCTTCCCTTCGTTGACCAAGGACGGCCCCTATAGCGTAATTGCTAGCATCACACATGATCTCGAATGGCAAGTTCCAATCAGGTGGTTGAATGATAGGGGCAGAAGTGAGTTTGGTGACAAGTGTTTGGAAGGATTCCTCACACTCGGGTGTCCAGTTAAACACCACGTCTTTTGCCAAGAGGTTCGACAAAGGTCGAGCTATCGTCGAAAAATTCTGGATGAACCTCCTATAGAATCCAGCATGCCCAAGAAAGGATCGAACATCCTTAACAGTCTTGGGGGCGGGCAGCTTTGATATGAGTTCAATCTTGGATTGATCAACCTCAATTCCTCGTTGTGAAACAATATGCCCCAAGACTATGCCAGATGGCACGATGAAATGACACTTCTCCCAGTTGAGTACCAAGCCTTTCTCTTTGCATCGTTTAAGCACAGCTTCCAAATTGAGAAGGCTTGATTCAAATGAATCACCAAAGACTGTCAAATCATCCATATATACTTCCATACAATTCTCGATCATATCACTAAAGATACTCATCATGCGGCGGAAGGTGGCTGGGGCATTACACAGGCCAAATGGCATACGCCGAAAGGCATAGGTACCAAAAGGACAAGTGAATGTGGTCTTTTCCTGATCTTCTAAAGAAATTTCGATTTGGTAGTACCCCGAATAACCATCGAGAAAGCTGTAGAAAGGATGACCTGCCACACGTTCCAAGATTTGATcgatgaatggaagtgggaaatgGTCTTTACAGGTGGCggcatttaattttctataatcaATGCACATGCGCCAACCTGTTGTGACCTTGGTAGGGATGAGTTCTCCCTTATCATTTGGTACCACTGTTACTCCCGATTTCTTGGGAACAACCTGAGTTGGGCTAACCCACTTACCGGCTTCGGCAACAGGATAAAGTATCCCGTAATCCAGAAGCTTCAAGATTTCTGTCTTTACCACTTCCTTCATTGGTGGGTTTAATCTCCTTTGAGGATCACGTCGTGGTATGGCCCCGTCTTCCAATTTAATATGATGGGAGCAAATCAAGGGACTAATCCCTTTAATGTCAGCTAACGTCCAACCAATTGCTCCTCTTTGCTCTGTGAGCACGTTGATAAGTTGTTGCTCTTGAGTTGCATTAAGGGTGGAGGATATGATGACAGGGAAAGTGTTGTTTGCTCCCAAGAAGACATGCTTAAGTTCCTAAGGAAGTTGAGCCAAGTTTGGTTGAGGAGCTTGTACAGTGGATGGTTTTGGTGTTTCCCTATCTTGAGGAAGTCCCTCGAAGATTGGATTCCAAAACATGGTTCTTTTGGTCGGTAATTGATTGATGACTTCAGGGTTGATTTCAGTATTACCCGACTCAGAAATCTCAGAAATTTCAAAGAGGTCATTGAGATGAGTGGAAGTGTATTGTGCTTCTACCTCTTCTGAAATAAGTGTATCGATCAGAAATGATTGGAAACACTCATCGTTATCAGGTGGTTGTTTACCAATGTTGAAAACATTCACCTCTAGAGTCATGTTCCCAAAAGAGATTTTCATGAGACCATTCCTACAATTGATGAGTGCATTTGCTGTTGCGAGGAATGGTCGTCCGAGAATGATGGAAATTTTGGACTCTAAGTTGACTTCAGATTGAGTGTCCAAGATGAGAAAATCCACAGGGTAATAGAATTTATCAATTTGAATCAAGACATCTTCAACTATTCCCCGAGGTTTCTTAACTGATCGATCGGCTAATTGTAGCACCACAGATGTGGGCTTAAGTTCTCCTAGGCCTAGTTGCAAGTATATGGAATAAGGCATGAGATTTACACTTGCACCTAAGTCCAGGAGGGCTTGGCCAAATTCCCGTTCCCCTATTTGACATGAAATGGTGGGACAACCAGGATCTTTGTATTTAAGCGGTGTCTTGCAGTCGATCACCGCACTAGCTTGTTCTGCCAAGAATGCAGTTTTCTTGACATGGTGCTTCCTTTTGATAGTGCATAGATCCTTGATAACTTTGGCATAAGCCGGTACTTGCTTGATTACATGAAGTAATGGCAAGTTAACCTTAACTTGTGTCAAAAAGTCAAGGATTTCACTATGACTTTCCAGTACCTTCCCAGTGGATTTCAAAGCCTGAGGAAAGGGCACCTTTACTGGAAGGTTCTGTGGCACATCAGCATCTGGAGCGGGCATTGGTACACCAGTGGTCTTAGGTAATGGTGATACCGTACTTTGACCACTTCGGGTAGTAATAACATTAACCCCTTTGAGATTAGACTCTGAAGGAGCAGAGGTTTGTGCCATATGTTGCCCTTTGGGAGTGATTAGAGGCTGAGCGGGAAGCTTACCACGCTCTTGAATGACTGAAGAATCATTTAACTTTGTTATTTGAATCTTTATGTCCTTCAATTCCTCTATCACCTGAGTGAAATAAGTCCTGAACTCTAGTTGGGATTCTGCGAGAATTTTCATGGAACTCTCAAGAGAATTCTTTTGTTGATCAGGCCTCCATTGGCTCCCAGATGCTTGATTTTGACTTGTATCCTTCCAACTGAAATTGGGATGGTTACGCCAACCAGGATTGTATGTGTTGGAGTAGGCATTATAAGGCTTCTTGTAATCCCCTAAGGCATTACACTGTTCCTCATCTCCTCCCCTTAACATACTAAGACTAGGGCACTCTTGTGGTTGATGATCAGTCCCTCCACAAATGAAGCATGGATCTTGCTTTTCCACTTTTGCAGCCATCTGGAGTGCTTTAccttcttgagttttgaaagcCTCAAATTGTTTTTTCAAAGCTTCAAGTTGAGCTTTCACACTGTCCTCCTCCTTCAATTGGTACACTTCGGTTGTTCGTGGCTTGTCTGTAGGACTTGGCGCACTCCATGTGTATGATTTTTCAGAAATTTCTTCAAGATATTCCAAAGCTTCTTCGGGATCTTTCTGTAGGAAGTCGCCATTGCACATCATTTGTACGAATTGCCTTTTGTCGGCTGTGAGACCGTCGTAGAAATAGCTGACAAGATGCCAACTTTCGTATCCATGATGTGGGCACTGGCCCATcaaatctttaaacctctcccagacCTGATGAAACGTTTCATGGTCCTTTTGGGTGAAGGTAGAGATTTGCCTCTTAAGGCTGCTAGTCTTATGGGGTGGgaaaaatttagagaaaaatgCTTTTGTCATTTCGTCCCAAGTCCCAATAGACCTTGGCCTTAAGGAATACAACCAGCTTTTGGCTTTATCCTTGAGTGAGAAAGGAAATAACTTCAATCTCACCAAGTTAATGATGTCAGCTTGGTTGTTGAATGTGGCCACCACCTCTTCGAAGGCCTGAATATGCACATATGGACTCTCATTTTCCATACCATGAAAGGTTGGTAAAAGTTGAATCATGCCAGGTTTGAAATCGAAGTTGGGTATATTCATGGGATACATTATGCATGAAGGTGTGGCCGTACGCGTAGGATGTAGATAATCCTGTAGCGTTCTTGGTTGGATTTCCTATTTTTGAGCCATCATTGGAAGTGCAGGAATTATGGGTGATGGTGGTGAATGAGAACGAGTGGAAGAAGACGATTTAGGagagttttctaaaatttcaatttattGTTTTACAAATCTCCCTAATTTGTCTCTATTTCGTGacattcactttttttttttttgtgtgtgtattttcacttgttaaataatgtaaattacAACTATGTAATAATGCAAGGGTATTCACACAAGATATTCCCAGGCCGATTGGGAAGGTTGCCAAGGTACCGCTTCGTCCCACACTTTTACTAGAACTCCCCGGGGTTGCTAGAAAGTGTAGAGGGTACTCTATCACAAACCTTTAAAGCCAGTCTTTCTTAGACAGAATGATCTCAGtttgtaccacttttaccattacacaattgggtttacactaaaaagtttatgaaaatattttatgcacaatttttttttgttttttttttttagcctaAAGGATAAAAGTCTACAACtaacctaaaataaataaaaaaatggctaatcctaaaaaaaagtacacaaaataaaataatgttaaaaaaaaaaactaacaccctaatatagtagcaaaataataaatacaactaacaaataaactaaacaaaaaaggacttgcttttttttttttgtactaaaagagtaaagaataataataataatatataatgattttttttttgaatctatatataacttaaaaaagaactaaattatattatattaactaaaatgttttttttttttttgatgtaaaCAAATAAagagagacaaaaaaaaaataaaactactaTACTAACCTCTTGTAACGCAGAaacctccccggcaacggcgccaaaaattgatgtcgcccaattagttacactgcgatcgcggtagtaaacgggctatatgtcgtattcacagggaggaaaaatacactcaaaaggacaattagtaattttacgagaataaaataagaaccttgaatgtgatgtgagaatattgagaaaataattttcaaaaattaaacaagtaattaaaatgagaagtgatcagaaaatgattatggaagacacaagctttgtacatgcaattatattttcttaataaaattgattctttaacctcaactataattctacaccattaattatagttggaaaatgtgtataattaagcccactagaaaaatatgttctctaattaaattaatactacttctaaaaatactatcatatcatataatttaaatcgacaaaataccaccggcagaatgcagtaaaaatcatataatataataaacaccctaataattaatagcctaacttacataaaaaaagcatgactgaacttatataaaagttactattaaatttaaagtgcaatttagaagaagagaaatttaatataataaatatggaaatgaagaacaaagagaatcagtatattagaaaaataaaaattacatgaacttacacttgagtcttgccaaaga
This region of Cannabis sativa cultivar Pink pepper isolate KNU-18-1 chromosome 7, ASM2916894v1, whole genome shotgun sequence genomic DNA includes:
- the LOC133039603 gene encoding uncharacterized protein LOC133039603 — protein: MYPMNIPNFDFKPGMIQLLPTFHGMENESPYVHIQAFEEVVATFNNQADIINLVRLKLFPFSLKDKAKSWLYSLRPRSIGTWDEMTKAFFSKFFPPHKTSSLKRQISTFTQKDHETFHQVWERFKDLMGQCPHHGYESWHLVSYFYDGLTADKRQFVQMMCNGDFLQKDPEEALEYLEEISEKSYTWSAPSPTDKPRTTEVYQLKEEDSVKAQLEALKKQFEAFKTQEGKALQMAAKVEKQDPCFICGGTDHQPQECPSLSMLRGGDEEQCNALGDYKKPYNAYSNTYNPGWRNHPNFSWKDTSQNQASGSQWRPDQQKNSLESSMKILAESQLEFRTYFTQVIEELKDIKIQITKLNDSSVIQERGKLPAQPLITPKGQHMAQTSAPSESNLKGVNVITTRSGQSTVSPLPKTTGVPMPAPDADVPQNLPVKVPFPQALKSTGKVLESHSEILDFLTQVKVNLPLLHVIKQVPAYAKVIKDLCTIKRKHHVKKTAFLAEQASAVIDCKTPLKYKDPGCPTISCQIGEREFGQALLDLGASVNLMPYSIYLQLGLGELKPTSVVLQLADRSVKKPRGIVEDVLIQIDKFYYPVDFLILDTQSEVNLESKISIILGRPFLATANALINCRNGLMKISFGNMTLEVNVFNIGKQPPDNDECFQSFLIDTLISEEVEAQYTSTHLNDLFEISEISESGNTEINPEVINQLPTKRTMFWNPIFEGLPQDRETPKPSTVQAPQPNLAQLP